A region from the Drosophila bipectinata strain 14024-0381.07 chromosome 3R, DbipHiC1v2, whole genome shotgun sequence genome encodes:
- the LOC108130622 gene encoding beta-catenin-like protein 1 — translation MDIGELLAFKPEQTPKRPHEDEDDDFEVEPSQKRSGDEKTKRMRRIAEAKESANYGKQAGGSSASGGGSAFEFDPELTEEERLNILKYVENEEADGDVLDEQSLKKLILVFEKRNLKNQEMRIKFADSPDKFMESEVELHNVIQELKGVATVPDLYPLLVELHGLHSLLELLAHQNTDIAVAVVDLLQEVTDVDILGESQEGAEALIDALRKEQICALLVQNLERLNEKVKEEADGVHNTLAIVENLTEIDSEFVGEAAEQGLLAWILKRLRGKSPFDPNKLYCSEILSILVQTENENRLLLGSLDGVDVLLQQLAVYKRHDPSSNEEQEFMQNLFNCLCSALMARENRDRFLSGEGLQLMNLMLREKKMSRNGSLKVLDHAMAGQDGRDNCNKFVEILGLRTIFPLFMKTPKRNKQRLISADEHEEHVTSVIASMLRNCKGTHRQRLLAKFTENDHEKVDRLLELHLKYLVKVEAIDKEIDQQAKDPSIDEDEEAENNYIKRLTGGLFTLQRIDYILLEVSSTSETVKQRVLQILNLRGASMKTIRSIMREYAGNLGDGDTDWREQEQNHILSLVDRF, via the exons ATGGATATCGGCGAACTGCTGGCTTTCAAG CCGGAACAAACGCCCAAAAGGCCGCACGAGGATGAAGACGACGATTTCGAGGTGGAACCTTCACAGAAACGAAGCGGCGATGAGAAAACCAAACGCATGCGGCGCATTGCAGAGGCCAAGGAGTCTGCCAACTATGGCAAGCAAGCTGGAGGCTCTTCAGCATCAGGAGGTGGTTCCGCATTCGAATTCGATCCGGAACTAACAGAGGAGGAGCGGCTGAACATCCTCAAGTAtgtggaaaacgaggaagcCGATGGAGATGTCTTGGATGAACAGAGTCTCAAGAAGTTGATCCTTGTTTTCGAAAAGCGAAACCTAAAGAACCAGGAAATGCGAATTAAGTTCGCCGACAGCCCCGACAAGTTTATGGAATCGGAAGTGGAGCTGCACAACGTTATTCAAGAGCTAAAGGGCGTGGCCACGGTCCCGGACTTGTATCCCCTTCTCGTGGAACTTCACGGCTTGCACAGTTTACTGGAATTACTGGCGCATCAGAACACAGACATTGCGGTGGCTGTGGTGGATCTGCTTCAGGAAGTCACCGATGTGGATATTCTGGGCGAGAGTCAAGAAGGAGCTGAAGCCTTAATAGATGCCTTGCGAAAGGAGCAAATTTGTGCTCTACTGGTCCAGAACCTGGAGCGTTTGAATGAAAAGGTCAAGGAGGAAGCTGATGGCGTTCACAATACCCTGGCTATTGTGGAGAATCTGACGGAAATCGATTCTGAGTTTGTGGGAGAAGCTGCGGAACAAGGACTTCTAGCCTGGATACTAAAACGTCTGCGCGGCAAATCGCCCTTCGATCCCAACAAGCTCTATTGCAGCGAAATACTTTCCATTCTCGTCCAAACGGAAAACGAGAACAGATTACTCCTGGGTTCCCTGGACGGCGTGGATGTGCTTCTCCAGCAACTGGCCGTTTACAAAAGACACGATCCCTCCAGCAATGAGGAGCAGGAATTTATGCAGAACCTCTTCAACTGTCTCTGCTCGGCCCTGATGGCCCGTGAGAATCGCGACCGCTTCTTGAGCGGCGAAGGCTTGCAGCTAATGAACCTGATGTTGCGCGAAAAGAAAATGTCCCGCAACGGCTCCCTCAAGGTCCTGGATCATGCCATGGCGGGCCAGGATGGTCGGGACAACTGCAACAAGTTTGTTGAGATTCTGGGTCTGCGCACCATCTTTCCCCTGTTCATGAAAACGCCGAAACGCAACAAGCAGCGTCTGATCTCCGCCGACGAGCATGAGGAGCACGTGACCTCCGTAATTGCCTCCATGCTGCGCAACTGCAAGGGCACACACCGCCAGCGCCTGTTGGCCAAGTTCACCGAGAATGACCATGAGAAGGTGGACCGACTGCTGGAACTTCACCTTAAATATCTGGTCAAGGTGGAGGCCATCGACAAGGAAATTGATCAGCAGGCCAAG GATCCCAGCATTGATGAGGACGAGGAGGCGGAGAATAATTACATTAAGCGGTTGACTGGTGGCCTGTTCACGCTCCAGCGCATCGACTACATCCTGCTGGAGGTCAGTTCCACCTCGGAGACTGTGAAGCAGCGCGTCCTGCAGATACTTAACTTGCGTGGCGCCTCCATGAAGACTATACGCAGCATAATGAGGG AATATGCCGGAAACCTGGGCGATGGCGACACTGACTGGCGGGAACAGGAACAGAACCACATACTATCTCTAGTCGATCGATTCTAA